A single region of the Streptomyces virginiae genome encodes:
- a CDS encoding Lrp/AsnC family transcriptional regulator produces the protein MVQAYILIQTEVGKASFVAESIGQIPGVIQAEDVTGPYDVIVRAQADTVDDLGRMVVAKVQQVEGITRTLTCPVVHL, from the coding sequence GTGGTACAGGCGTACATCCTTATCCAGACCGAAGTGGGCAAGGCGTCGTTCGTCGCCGAGTCCATCGGCCAGATCCCGGGGGTGATCCAGGCCGAGGACGTGACGGGTCCGTACGACGTGATCGTGCGTGCCCAGGCCGACACCGTGGACGACCTCGGCCGTATGGTCGTCGCCAAGGTCCAGCAGGTGGAGGGGATCACCCGCACCTTGACCTGCCCGGTGGTCCATCTGTAG
- a CDS encoding thiamine-phosphate kinase: MKGTVGELGEFGLIRELTSRLTTTPAVRLGPGDDAAVVSAPDRRVVASTDILLEGRHFRRDWSTAYDVGRKAAAQNLADIAAMGAVPTALLLGLVVPAELPVTWPTELMDGIRDECQVAGAAVVGGDVVRGDVITVAITALGDLRNHEPVLRSGAQPGDVVAVTGWLGWSAAGFAVLSRGFRSPRAFVEAHRRPEPPYHAGPAAAGLGATAMTDVSDGLIADLGHIADASKVRIDLRSAAVDIPTQMHDIGQAVGVDPLQWVLTGGEDHAIVATFPPDVKLPARWKVIGEVLNRSALPQVTVDGAPWTSTGGWDHFGTDPAPQDGVL, from the coding sequence ATGAAGGGCACTGTCGGCGAGCTGGGGGAGTTCGGGCTGATCAGGGAGCTCACCTCACGGCTCACCACCACCCCGGCGGTCCGGCTCGGACCGGGCGACGACGCTGCGGTGGTGTCCGCCCCCGACCGGCGCGTCGTGGCGAGCACCGACATCCTCCTGGAGGGCCGGCACTTCCGGCGCGACTGGTCCACGGCCTACGACGTCGGCCGCAAGGCCGCCGCGCAGAACCTCGCCGACATCGCCGCCATGGGCGCGGTGCCGACCGCGCTGCTCCTCGGCCTCGTCGTCCCCGCCGAACTCCCGGTCACCTGGCCGACCGAGCTCATGGACGGGATCCGCGACGAATGCCAGGTCGCCGGCGCCGCCGTGGTCGGCGGGGACGTCGTCCGCGGGGACGTCATCACCGTCGCCATCACCGCCCTCGGCGACCTGCGCAACCACGAACCCGTCCTGCGCTCCGGCGCCCAGCCCGGCGACGTCGTCGCCGTCACCGGCTGGCTCGGCTGGTCCGCGGCCGGCTTCGCCGTGCTCTCGCGCGGCTTCCGTTCCCCGCGGGCCTTCGTCGAGGCCCACCGGCGCCCCGAACCGCCGTACCACGCGGGCCCCGCGGCCGCCGGACTCGGCGCCACCGCCATGACCGACGTCAGCGACGGCCTGATCGCCGACCTCGGGCACATCGCCGACGCCAGCAAGGTACGGATCGACCTGCGCTCGGCGGCGGTCGACATCCCGACCCAGATGCACGACATCGGCCAGGCCGTCGGCGTGGACCCGCTGCAATGGGTCCTCACCGGGGGAGAGGACCACGCGATCGTGGCGACCTTCCCGCCCGACGTGAAGCTCCCCGCCCGCTGGAAGGTCATCGGCGAGGTGCTCAACCGCTCCGCGCTGCCCCAGGTGACCGTCGACGGGGCGCCCTGGACCAGCACCGGCGGCTGGGACCACTTCGGGACCGACCCGGCCCCCCAGGACGGCGTGCTGTGA
- the thiD gene encoding bifunctional hydroxymethylpyrimidine kinase/phosphomethylpyrimidine kinase, translated as MSTAPPLCLTVAGSDSGGGAGIQADLKTMLALGVHGMSVVTAVTAQNSLGVRGVWELPAEAVTAQYRAVVDDIGVRAVKTGMLSSAGLVETVAALLADTRAPAVVDPVGVSKHGDALLAASALDAVRKELLPRATVATPNLDEVAQLTGVVVETEDDMRRAADAILDHGPRWALIKGGHLAAHGHEAVDLLTDGTEERWLRAPRHDNRHTHGTGCTLASAIAAGLAKGLTVPEAVTAAKEYVTGAIAAGFALGGGIGPVDHAWQWR; from the coding sequence GTGAGCACCGCCCCGCCGCTGTGCCTGACCGTCGCCGGATCCGACTCCGGCGGCGGCGCGGGCATCCAGGCCGACCTCAAGACCATGCTGGCGCTCGGGGTCCACGGCATGAGCGTGGTGACCGCCGTGACGGCGCAGAACTCGCTCGGGGTACGCGGAGTGTGGGAGCTGCCCGCCGAGGCCGTCACGGCCCAGTACCGGGCCGTCGTGGACGACATCGGCGTCCGGGCCGTGAAGACCGGGATGCTCTCCTCCGCCGGCCTCGTCGAGACGGTCGCCGCGCTGCTCGCCGACACCCGGGCCCCGGCCGTCGTGGACCCCGTCGGGGTCTCCAAGCACGGGGACGCGCTGCTCGCCGCCTCGGCGCTGGACGCCGTACGCAAGGAGCTGCTGCCGCGGGCCACCGTGGCCACCCCCAACCTGGACGAGGTGGCCCAGCTCACCGGCGTGGTGGTGGAGACCGAGGACGACATGCGGCGGGCCGCCGACGCGATCCTCGACCACGGGCCGCGGTGGGCGCTGATCAAGGGCGGACACCTCGCGGCGCACGGCCACGAGGCGGTGGACCTGCTCACCGACGGCACCGAGGAACGCTGGCTGCGCGCCCCCCGCCACGACAACCGGCACACCCACGGCACCGGCTGCACCCTCGCTTCCGCGATCGCGGCGGGCCTGGCCAAGGGACTGACCGTCCCGGAGGCCGTCACGGCCGCCAAGGAGTACGTCACGGGCGCCATCGCCGCCGGCTTCGCGCTCGGCGGGGGCATCGGCCCGGTGGATCACGCCTGGCAGTGGCGCTGA
- the rpmB gene encoding 50S ribosomal protein L28, with product MAANCDVCAKGPSFGNNISFSHRRTSRRWNPNIQRVRAVVNGTPKRLNACTSCIKAGKVSR from the coding sequence ATGGCTGCCAACTGCGACGTTTGCGCCAAGGGGCCCAGCTTCGGCAACAACATCTCCTTTTCGCACCGCCGCACCTCGCGTCGCTGGAACCCGAACATCCAGCGCGTCCGTGCCGTGGTCAATGGGACGCCGAAGCGCCTCAACGCCTGCACCTCGTGCATCAAGGCCGGCAAGGTCTCGCGCTGA
- a CDS encoding DAK2 domain-containing protein, protein MPHEPQPQPADELDAEAVRTWSSLALAALGRAREDIDAINVYPVADADTGTNLYLTAESADRGLADAFPEVTDGTARTTSLAEAVRAWAHGALVGARGNSGTILAQLLRGVADVLGDEPAGPAEPGERGPGGLLARALTRAAEEAYAAVAHPVEGTMLTVAGAAARAGEAAGAAAGTAAEVARAAYDGARAALAETPGQLAALGRAGVVDAGGCGLVVVFGALWQALSGEEPVVEPVRGRAVPVPQSPDPCAQEEDGPAYEVIYLLEASEAAVGELRERLDGLGDSLVVVGGDGLWNVHVHVDDPGAAVEAGVVAGRPYRIRITHFGDERRRARGERAQRAVVAVVPGEGLAGLCGEAGATTVLVRPGEPPAVAELLDAVRRAHAREVVLLQGGADLRAAAAAAAEQARAEGVRVAVIPTRSAVQGLAALAVHDPEGSFDEDVVAMTAAAGATRYGELAVAERQSFTSAGICQAGDVLGLIDGDVAVIGAGLPETAEAVLDRMLGSGGELVTLVLGPDVPDAVAERLEAYVQHGHLAVDTVTYRGGRYSAPLLIGVE, encoded by the coding sequence GTGCCGCACGAGCCTCAGCCGCAGCCCGCCGACGAGCTCGACGCCGAAGCGGTGCGCACCTGGAGCTCGCTCGCCCTGGCCGCACTGGGCCGGGCCCGCGAGGACATCGACGCGATCAACGTCTACCCGGTCGCCGACGCGGACACCGGCACCAACCTCTACCTCACCGCGGAATCGGCCGACCGCGGCCTCGCCGACGCCTTCCCCGAGGTGACCGACGGCACAGCGCGGACCACCTCCCTGGCCGAGGCCGTACGGGCCTGGGCGCACGGGGCGCTGGTGGGAGCCCGCGGGAACTCCGGGACGATCCTGGCGCAGCTGCTGCGCGGAGTGGCCGACGTACTCGGTGACGAACCCGCCGGGCCCGCCGAACCGGGGGAGCGGGGCCCCGGCGGGCTGCTGGCCCGCGCGCTCACCCGGGCCGCGGAGGAGGCGTACGCGGCCGTCGCGCACCCGGTGGAGGGCACCATGCTCACCGTCGCCGGCGCCGCCGCCCGGGCCGGCGAGGCGGCCGGAGCCGCCGCCGGGACCGCGGCCGAGGTGGCCCGCGCCGCCTACGACGGAGCCCGCGCCGCCCTGGCCGAGACCCCCGGGCAGCTGGCCGCACTGGGCCGGGCCGGGGTCGTCGACGCCGGCGGCTGCGGGCTGGTCGTCGTCTTCGGCGCCCTGTGGCAGGCGCTGTCCGGCGAGGAGCCGGTCGTCGAACCGGTCCGTGGCCGCGCGGTGCCCGTACCGCAGTCGCCGGACCCCTGCGCGCAGGAGGAGGACGGGCCCGCGTACGAGGTGATCTACCTGCTGGAGGCCTCCGAGGCGGCCGTCGGCGAACTGCGCGAACGCCTCGACGGACTCGGCGACTCGCTGGTCGTGGTCGGTGGCGACGGACTGTGGAACGTCCACGTCCACGTCGACGACCCCGGCGCCGCCGTGGAGGCCGGAGTCGTGGCCGGGCGGCCCTACCGGATACGGATCACCCACTTCGGGGACGAACGCCGCCGGGCGCGGGGCGAGCGTGCCCAGCGGGCCGTGGTCGCCGTCGTCCCCGGCGAGGGACTGGCCGGACTCTGCGGCGAGGCGGGAGCGACCACCGTGCTGGTACGCCCCGGGGAGCCGCCGGCCGTCGCCGAACTCCTCGACGCGGTCCGCCGCGCGCACGCCCGCGAGGTGGTGCTGCTGCAGGGCGGCGCCGACCTGCGCGCCGCCGCGGCCGCGGCGGCCGAACAGGCCCGCGCCGAAGGCGTACGGGTGGCCGTGATCCCCACCCGCTCCGCGGTCCAGGGCCTGGCCGCCCTCGCGGTGCACGACCCGGAGGGCAGCTTCGACGAGGACGTGGTCGCCATGACCGCGGCGGCCGGAGCCACCCGGTACGGGGAACTGGCCGTCGCCGAAAGGCAGTCCTTCACCTCGGCCGGCATCTGCCAGGCCGGCGACGTGCTCGGTCTCATCGACGGGGACGTCGCCGTGATCGGCGCGGGCCTGCCCGAGACCGCCGAGGCCGTTCTGGACCGGATGCTGGGCTCCGGCGGCGAACTCGTCACCCTGGTCCTGGGACCCGATGTACCGGACGCCGTCGCCGAACGCCTGGAGGCCTACGTCCAGCACGGCCACCTCGCCGTGGACACCGTCACCTACCGGGGCGGCCGGTACTCGGCACCGCTCCTCATCGGGGTGGAATAG
- the recG gene encoding ATP-dependent DNA helicase RecG, producing MEHVPALDEDLKKTLGPATAKVLAEQLGLHTALDLLHHYPRRYAERGELTSLAELSDQIDEHVTVVAQVADARILTFNGGRGKRLEVTITDGSGRLQLVFFGAGVHKPHKDLLPGTRAMFAGKVGMFNRKLQLSHPAYEPLSQDASDRDAATAFANQLIPIYPACAKLESWKIAKCVDAVLPSAQDAVDPLPAALREGRGLVPLTEALSKIHRPGTKADIEDARQRLKWDEAFVLQVALARRRHADSQLPAVPRRPAPGGLLDAFDAKLPFTLTDGQQKVSKEIFDDLATEHPMHRLLQGEVGSGKTMVALRAMLAVVDSGGQAAMLAPTEVLAQQHHRSITEMMGELAEGGMLGGSDQGTKVVLLTGSMGMPARRQALLDLVTGEAGIVIGTHALIEDKVQFHDLGLVVVDEQHRFGVEQRDALRSKGKQPPHLLVMTATPIPRTVAMTVFGDLETSVLDQLPAGRSPIATHVVPSKDKPHFLARAWERVREEVEKGHQAYVVCPRIGDGEDDPKKKATEDDGDKRPPLAVVEIAEQLTRGPLAGMSVEVLHGRMDPADKDDVMRRFAAGEVKVLVATTVIEVGVNVPNSTVMVIMDADRFGVSQLHQLRGRVGRGSAPGLCLLVSEMHEASPARARLAAVAATLDGFELSRIDLEQRREGDVLGQAQSGVRSSLRMLAVIEDEEVIAEAREEATRVVADDPTLEGLPGLRTALDALLDTEREQYLEKG from the coding sequence ATGGAACACGTGCCCGCGCTCGACGAAGACCTCAAGAAGACGCTCGGTCCCGCCACCGCCAAGGTGCTGGCCGAGCAGCTCGGCCTGCACACGGCCCTGGACCTGCTCCACCACTACCCGCGGCGGTACGCCGAGCGCGGCGAGCTGACCTCGCTGGCCGAGCTCTCCGACCAGATCGACGAGCACGTGACCGTCGTCGCGCAGGTCGCCGACGCCCGGATCCTGACCTTCAACGGAGGCCGCGGCAAGCGCCTGGAGGTGACCATCACCGACGGCAGCGGCCGCCTCCAGCTGGTCTTCTTCGGCGCCGGTGTGCACAAGCCGCACAAGGACCTGCTGCCGGGGACGCGCGCCATGTTCGCGGGCAAGGTCGGCATGTTCAACCGCAAGCTCCAGCTCTCCCACCCCGCCTACGAGCCGCTCTCCCAGGACGCCTCCGACCGGGACGCCGCGACCGCCTTCGCCAACCAGCTCATCCCGATCTACCCGGCCTGCGCCAAGCTGGAGTCCTGGAAGATCGCCAAGTGCGTGGACGCGGTGCTGCCCAGCGCCCAGGACGCCGTGGACCCGCTGCCGGCCGCCCTGCGCGAGGGGCGCGGACTGGTCCCGTTGACCGAGGCGCTGTCGAAGATCCACCGGCCGGGCACCAAGGCCGACATCGAGGACGCCCGGCAGCGCCTCAAGTGGGACGAGGCCTTCGTCCTCCAGGTCGCCCTGGCCCGCCGCCGGCACGCCGACTCCCAACTCCCGGCCGTCCCGCGCCGCCCCGCCCCCGGCGGCCTGCTCGACGCCTTCGACGCCAAGCTCCCCTTCACCCTCACCGACGGCCAGCAGAAGGTCTCGAAGGAGATCTTCGACGACCTGGCCACCGAACACCCCATGCACCGCCTCCTCCAGGGCGAGGTCGGAAGCGGAAAGACGATGGTCGCGCTGCGGGCCATGCTCGCCGTCGTCGACAGCGGCGGGCAGGCGGCCATGCTCGCGCCCACCGAGGTGCTCGCCCAGCAGCACCACCGCTCCATCACCGAGATGATGGGCGAGCTCGCCGAGGGCGGCATGCTCGGCGGCTCGGACCAGGGCACCAAGGTCGTCCTGCTCACCGGCTCCATGGGGATGCCGGCGCGCCGCCAGGCCCTGCTCGACCTGGTCACCGGCGAGGCCGGGATCGTGATCGGCACGCACGCGTTGATCGAGGACAAGGTGCAGTTCCACGACCTCGGCCTGGTGGTCGTCGACGAACAGCACCGCTTCGGGGTGGAACAGCGCGACGCGCTGCGGTCCAAGGGGAAGCAGCCCCCGCACCTGCTGGTCATGACGGCGACCCCGATCCCGCGCACGGTCGCCATGACCGTCTTCGGTGACCTGGAGACCTCCGTCCTCGACCAACTGCCGGCCGGACGCTCCCCGATCGCCACGCACGTGGTGCCCTCGAAGGACAAGCCGCACTTCCTCGCCCGGGCCTGGGAGCGGGTCCGCGAGGAGGTCGAGAAGGGGCACCAGGCGTATGTGGTCTGCCCCCGCATCGGTGACGGGGAGGACGATCCCAAGAAGAAGGCCACCGAGGACGACGGCGACAAGCGGCCGCCGCTCGCGGTCGTGGAGATCGCCGAGCAGCTCACCCGCGGACCCCTGGCCGGGATGAGCGTCGAGGTCCTGCACGGCCGCATGGACCCCGCCGACAAGGACGACGTCATGCGCCGGTTCGCCGCCGGCGAGGTCAAGGTGCTGGTCGCCACCACCGTCATCGAGGTCGGGGTGAACGTCCCCAACTCCACCGTCATGGTGATCATGGACGCGGACCGGTTCGGCGTCTCCCAACTCCACCAGCTGCGCGGACGCGTCGGCCGCGGCTCCGCGCCCGGCCTGTGCCTGCTGGTCAGCGAGATGCACGAGGCGAGTCCCGCCCGCGCCCGGCTCGCGGCCGTCGCCGCCACCCTCGACGGCTTCGAGCTCTCCCGGATCGACCTGGAACAGCGCCGGGAGGGCGACGTCCTGGGCCAGGCCCAGTCCGGGGTCCGCTCCTCGCTGCGCATGCTCGCCGTCATCGAGGACGAGGAGGTCATCGCCGAGGCGCGGGAGGAGGCCACCCGCGTCGTCGCCGACGACCCCACCCTGGAGGGCCTGCCGGGGCTGCGGACCGCGCTGGACGCCCTGCTCGACACCGAGCGCGAGCAGTACCTGGAGAAGGGCTGA
- the rsmD gene encoding 16S rRNA (guanine(966)-N(2))-methyltransferase RsmD: MTRVIAGSARGRRLAVPPGTGTRPTSDRMREGLFSTWESLHGVEGARVLDLYGGSGAVGLESLSRGATHTLLVEADAKAAKAIRDNIRTLGLPGAEFRAGKAEQIVAAKAAGDPYDIVFLDPPYVVDSADLREILLTLRSNGWITDDALVTVERSTRSGAFPWPEGFEPLRSRKYGEGTLWYGRADSTHEDS; encoded by the coding sequence ATGACCCGCGTGATCGCCGGCAGTGCCCGCGGGCGAAGGCTGGCCGTGCCCCCCGGCACCGGCACCCGGCCCACCTCGGACCGGATGCGCGAAGGCCTCTTCTCCACCTGGGAGTCGCTGCACGGCGTCGAAGGGGCCCGGGTGCTCGACCTGTACGGCGGCTCCGGCGCCGTCGGCCTGGAATCCCTCTCCCGGGGCGCCACCCACACCCTGCTCGTCGAGGCCGACGCCAAGGCCGCCAAGGCGATCCGGGACAACATCCGGACGCTGGGCCTGCCCGGCGCGGAATTCCGCGCCGGCAAGGCCGAGCAGATCGTGGCCGCCAAGGCCGCCGGGGACCCGTACGACATCGTCTTCCTGGACCCGCCGTACGTCGTGGACAGCGCGGACCTGCGGGAGATCCTCCTCACACTCCGGTCCAACGGCTGGATCACGGACGATGCGCTCGTCACCGTGGAGCGCAGCACCAGGAGCGGCGCCTTCCCGTGGCCCGAGGGCTTCGAGCCGCTCCGGTCGCGCAAGTACGGCGAGGGCACCCTGTGGTACGGCCGCGCCGACTCCACCCACGAAGACTCATGA
- the coaD gene encoding pantetheine-phosphate adenylyltransferase, which produces MRRAVCPGSFDPIHNGHLDIIGRASRLYDVVYVAVGINESKKGLFTVEERMELIREATADYGNIQVESFHGLLVDFCKQREIPAIVKGLRAVSDFDYELQMAQMNLGLSGVETLFVPTIPSYSFLSSSLVKEVATWGGDVAHLLPAHVHAALLERLRDR; this is translated from the coding sequence TTGCGCCGCGCCGTCTGTCCGGGGTCCTTCGACCCCATCCACAACGGACACCTCGACATCATCGGACGGGCCTCCAGGCTGTACGACGTCGTGTACGTCGCCGTGGGGATCAACGAGTCGAAGAAGGGCCTGTTCACCGTCGAGGAGCGGATGGAGCTGATCCGCGAGGCGACCGCCGACTACGGGAACATCCAGGTCGAGTCCTTCCACGGCCTCCTCGTCGACTTCTGCAAGCAGCGGGAGATCCCGGCCATCGTCAAGGGCCTGCGCGCGGTCAGCGACTTCGACTACGAGCTCCAGATGGCCCAGATGAACCTGGGCCTGTCGGGCGTCGAGACGCTGTTCGTCCCGACGATCCCCAGCTACAGCTTCCTGTCCTCCTCGCTGGTCAAGGAAGTCGCCACCTGGGGCGGCGACGTCGCCCACCTGCTGCCGGCGCACGTCCACGCGGCGCTCCTGGAACGGCTGCGCGACCGCTGA
- a CDS encoding ATP synthase F0 subunit B, producing MDVQKKLDEIVAAVGGARSMPMSASCVINRAELLEQLEEVRQALPGSLAQAQELIGGREQVVEEARREAERIIDAAHNQRGSLISDTEIARRSQAEADRILEEARREAEEIRAEADDYVDSKLANFEVVLTKTIGSVDRGREKLLGRGPGLDDHGYPDMDAPERSHDPETQRQQADAYVDTKLATFEAVLSKTLEAVGRGRQKLLGRVPTDDLGVHMAAQDAVGGQQSRSASDSDFLAGLAEPEQPHGQAPIPAQAEPVYDTYAYQQPAQPPQPAAQQQDAYSYQDPYAGYQQQSDPYGAYQQQPDPYAAYQPQAQQPSLDETSLFDTSMINLDQLRQYEQGR from the coding sequence ATGGACGTGCAGAAGAAGCTCGACGAGATCGTCGCGGCCGTCGGCGGCGCCCGATCCATGCCCATGTCGGCCTCCTGCGTGATCAACCGCGCCGAGCTGCTGGAGCAGCTCGAAGAGGTGCGCCAGGCGCTGCCCGGCTCCCTCGCGCAGGCTCAGGAGCTCATCGGCGGCCGGGAGCAGGTGGTCGAGGAGGCCCGCCGGGAGGCGGAGCGGATCATCGACGCGGCCCACAACCAGCGCGGTTCGCTGATCTCCGACACCGAGATCGCACGGCGCTCCCAGGCCGAGGCGGACCGGATCCTGGAGGAGGCCCGCCGGGAGGCGGAGGAGATCCGGGCCGAGGCCGACGACTACGTCGACAGCAAGCTCGCGAACTTCGAGGTCGTGCTGACCAAGACCATCGGTTCGGTGGACCGGGGCCGGGAGAAGCTGCTGGGCCGCGGCCCGGGTCTGGACGACCACGGCTACCCCGACATGGACGCGCCCGAGCGCAGCCACGACCCCGAGACGCAGCGGCAGCAGGCGGACGCCTACGTGGACACCAAGCTGGCGACCTTCGAGGCGGTGCTCTCCAAGACCCTGGAGGCCGTGGGCCGCGGTCGCCAGAAGCTCCTGGGCCGGGTCCCGACGGACGACCTGGGGGTCCACATGGCGGCCCAGGACGCGGTCGGCGGACAGCAGTCCCGCTCGGCGAGCGACTCGGACTTCCTGGCGGGCCTGGCCGAGCCGGAGCAGCCGCACGGGCAGGCGCCGATCCCGGCGCAGGCGGAGCCCGTCTACGACACGTACGCCTACCAGCAGCCCGCGCAGCCGCCCCAACCCGCCGCCCAGCAGCAGGACGCGTACTCCTACCAGGACCCGTACGCCGGCTACCAGCAGCAGTCGGACCCGTACGGGGCCTACCAGCAGCAGCCCGACCCCTACGCCGCGTACCAGCCGCAGGCCCAGCAGCCCTCGCTCGACGAGACCAGCCTCTTCGACACGAGCATGATCAACCTGGACCAGCTGCGTCAGTACGAACAGGGGCGGTAG
- a CDS encoding YceD family protein, with product MKAGTALNTRLDHRNPLVFDTHELGRRPGAMQRLSREIAAPADFGLVGVIGVPEGAPVKLKLRLESVMEGVLVTGTARASAVGECVRCLESVERELKADFQEMFSYPDADDRSRSKAEPADDAEDDEDTLFLEDGLFDLEPVLRDVVVLALPMQPVCREDCLGLCPDCGLSLNDDPDHHHDAVDIRWAALQGLVVTDQDDEKDNMSGTASDGVQGAAEKQEK from the coding sequence GTGAAAGCAGGAACGGCCCTGAATACCCGCCTCGACCACCGCAACCCCCTCGTGTTCGACACGCACGAGCTGGGCCGGCGTCCTGGTGCCATGCAGCGGCTGTCCCGTGAGATCGCGGCACCGGCGGACTTCGGTCTCGTCGGCGTCATCGGAGTGCCGGAAGGCGCCCCGGTGAAGCTCAAGCTCCGCCTGGAGTCGGTCATGGAAGGGGTGCTTGTCACAGGCACCGCCCGTGCATCGGCCGTGGGGGAGTGCGTAAGGTGTCTGGAGTCCGTCGAGCGCGAGCTCAAGGCGGACTTCCAGGAGATGTTCTCGTACCCTGACGCCGACGACCGGAGCCGCTCCAAGGCGGAACCGGCCGACGACGCCGAGGACGACGAGGACACGCTCTTCCTCGAGGACGGCTTGTTCGACCTCGAACCCGTGCTGCGGGATGTGGTGGTGCTCGCACTGCCCATGCAGCCGGTGTGCCGGGAGGACTGTCTCGGACTGTGCCCCGATTGCGGGCTCAGCCTGAACGACGACCCGGACCACCACCATGACGCCGTCGACATCCGTTGGGCGGCATTGCAGGGACTCGTCGTGACCGATCAGGACGACGAGAAGGACAACATGAGCGGCACTGCCTCTGACGGAGTTCAGGGCGCCGCCGAGAAGCAGGAGAAGTAG
- the rpmF gene encoding 50S ribosomal protein L32, with amino-acid sequence MAVPKRKMSRSNTRHRRSQWKAAVPTLVSCERCQEPKLQHIACPSCGTYNKRQVLEV; translated from the coding sequence GTGGCTGTTCCGAAGCGGAAGATGTCGCGCAGCAACACGCGCCACCGCCGGTCGCAGTGGAAGGCTGCGGTCCCCACCCTGGTTTCGTGCGAGCGTTGCCAGGAGCCGAAGCTCCAGCACATTGCGTGCCCGAGCTGCGGCACCTACAACAAGCGCCAGGTCCTCGAGGTCTGA
- the rnc gene encoding ribonuclease III — MSELSNAEKQADSNNAASSHKLLEGRLGYQLESALLVRALTHRSYAYENGGLPTNERLEFLGDSVLGLVVTDTLYTTHPDLPEGQLAKLRAAVVNSRALAEVGRGLELGSFIRLGRGEEGTGGRDKASILADTLEAVIGAVYLDQGLDAASELVHRLFDPLIEKSSNLGAGLDWKTSLQELTAAEGLGVPEYLVSETGPDHEKTFTAAARVGGVSYGTGTGRSKKEAEQQAAESAWRGIRAAADERIAAAAAAATTAPAEVPASAGTENGGVPTPADSAPDA, encoded by the coding sequence ATGTCTGAGCTGTCCAACGCTGAGAAGCAGGCAGACAGTAACAACGCGGCCTCGTCCCACAAGCTTCTGGAAGGGCGGCTCGGGTATCAACTCGAGTCCGCCCTTCTGGTGCGTGCACTGACCCACCGCTCGTACGCGTACGAGAACGGCGGTCTGCCCACCAACGAACGCCTGGAGTTCCTCGGGGACTCCGTGCTGGGCCTGGTGGTCACGGACACGCTGTACACGACCCACCCGGATCTCCCCGAAGGCCAGCTGGCCAAGCTTCGGGCCGCGGTGGTCAACTCGCGCGCACTGGCGGAGGTCGGGCGCGGCCTCGAACTCGGCTCCTTCATCCGGCTCGGCCGGGGCGAAGAGGGCACGGGTGGCCGGGACAAGGCCTCCATCCTCGCCGACACCCTTGAAGCGGTGATCGGCGCGGTTTACCTCGATCAGGGCCTCGACGCGGCCTCGGAGCTGGTTCACCGGCTCTTCGACCCGCTCATCGAGAAGTCCTCGAACCTCGGGGCCGGCCTGGACTGGAAGACCAGTCTCCAGGAACTCACGGCGGCCGAAGGCCTTGGCGTGCCCGAGTACCTGGTCTCCGAGACCGGTCCGGACCACGAGAAGACCTTCACTGCTGCCGCTCGCGTCGGTGGTGTCTCGTACGGCACCGGCACCGGCCGCAGCAAGAAGGAAGCGGAACAGCAGGCCGCGGAGTCCGCATGGCGTGGGATCCGCGCCGCCGCGGACGAGCGGATCGCGGCCGCGGCAGCTGCCGCGACCACCGCTCCGGCCGAGGTTCCGGCTTCGGCCGGGACCGAGAACGGCGGGGTGCCGACGCCCGCCGACTCGGCGCCGGACGCCTGA